In Ananas comosus cultivar F153 linkage group 10, ASM154086v1, whole genome shotgun sequence, the following proteins share a genomic window:
- the LOC109716616 gene encoding BAHD acyltransferase DCR-like, with translation MFHFSREAVARLKARANEECGRGDLSSFQSLTALLWRAVTRARGLAPGQATSCRVAIENRARLRPPLAKEYFGNSIYVVAASATAGELLAQGIGWAAALVNRAVAEHTDTEIRAKLGAWMARPFVYTLREFDENSVMVGSSPRFDMYGCEFGWGRAVAARSGGANKFDGKISMYPGWEGGGSMDVELCLVPENMAALERDEEFMGAVSPPVEMEVLLEGIN, from the exons ATGTTCCACTTCTCGCGCGAGGCCGTCGCGAGGCTGAAGGCGAGGGCGAACGAGGAGTGCGGGCGAGGCGACTTGTCGTCGTTCCAGTCGCTGACCGCGCTCCTTTGGCGCGCCGTCACGCGCGCGCGGGGCCTCGCGCCTGGGCAGGCGACGAGCTGCCGCGTGGCCATCGAAAACCGAGCGCGGCTGCGGCCGCCGCTCGCGAAGGAGTACTTCGGGAACTCGATATACGTCGTCGCCGCGTCGGCCACGGCGGGCGAGCTCCTCGCGCAGGGAATCGGGTGGGCCGCGGCGCTGGTGAACCGGGCCGTGGCGGAGCACACGGACACCGAGATCAGGGCTAAG TTGGGGGCATGGATGGCGCGGCCCTTTGTGTACACGCTCCGCGAGTTTGACGAGAACAGCGTGATGGTGGGGAGCTCGCCGCGGTTCGACATGTACGGGTGCGAGTTCGGGTGGGGgagggcggtggcggcgcggaGCGGCGGGGCGAACAAGTTCGACGGAAAAATATCGATGTATCCGGGTTGGGAGGGAGGGGGGAGCATGGACGTGGAGCTGTGCTTGGTCCCGGAGAACATGGCGGCGCTCGAGAGGGACGAGGAGTTCATGGGCGCCGTGTCACCGCCCGTGGAGATGGAGGTGCTGCTCGAGGGGATTAATTAA
- the LOC109716617 gene encoding uncharacterized acetyltransferase At3g50280-like, with protein sequence MPYSRPSPTVHTISTCTVKPPPRPRRICHLTPWDIAMLSTHYIQKGLLFANPPSSSSLNPKQLIEQLKSSLSVALLQFYQLAGRLVTEEDRDADGEVKSTSVYIDCNGQGVEFVHAAADRIKVADVLALSGDLPKFLHDFFQLDGAVNHHGHFSPLLSVQLTELADGVFLGCSFNHVVGDGTSYWKFFNAWAEIARAADGGGGGLSRPPVHDRWFVDGYGAPPLKLPLTDPSRFLERFAPPPLRERMFHFSREAVARLKARANEECGRGDLSSFQSLSALLWRAVTRARGLAPGQATSCRVAIENRARLRPPLAKEYFGNSIYVVAASATAGELLAQGIGWAAALVNRAVAEHTDTEIRAKLGAWMARPFVFTLREFYENSVMVGSSPRFDMYGCEFGWGRAVAARSGGANKFDGKISMXHSRWCFSLFNVEWC encoded by the exons ATGCCTTATTCACGGCCCTCCCCCACCGTTCATACCATCTCCACATGCACCGTGAAACCCCCACCCCGTCCCCGCCGTATATGCCATCTAACGCCGTGGGACATCGCCATGCTCTCCACCCACTACATCCAAAAGGGCCTCCTCTTCGCCAatcccccttcctcctcctctctcaacCCAAAACAACTCATCGAGCAACTCAAATCCTCCCTCTCCGTCGCTCTCCTCCAATTCTACCAGCTCGCCGGCCGCCTCGTAACCGAGGAGGATCGTGATGCCGACGGCGAAGTCAAAAGCACGTCGGTGTACATCGATTGCAATGGCCAGGGCGTGGAGTTCGTCCATGCGGCCGCCGACAGAATTAAAGTTGCTGATGTGTTGGCATTATCAGGCGACCTGCCTAAGTTTCTGCATGATTTTTTCCAACTCGACGGGGCTGTCAACCACCACGGTCATTTTAGCCCGCTGCTCAGCGTGCAGTTGACCGAGCTGGCGGATGGCGTGTTCTTGGGATGCTCGTTCAATCACGTTGTCGGAGACGGCACGTCCTACTGGAAATTCTTCAACGCCTGGGCCGAGATCGCGCGAGCcgccgacggcggcggcggcggcctctCCCGCCCTCCGGTCCACGACCGCTGGTTCGTCGACGGCTACGGCGCCCCTCCTCTCAAGCTACCACTGACGGATCCGAGCCGCTTCCTCGAAcggtttgctccgccgccgctgcgggAGAGGATGTTCCACTTCTCGCGCGAGGCCGTGGCGAGGCTGAAGGCGAGGGCGAACGAGGAGTGCGGGCGAGGCGACTTGTCGTCGTTCCAGTCGCTGAGCGCGCTCCTTTGGCGCGCCGTCACGCGCGCGCGGGGCCTCGCGCCGGGGCAGGCGACGAGCTGCCGCGTGGCCATCGAAAACCGAGCGCGGCTGCGGCCGCCGCTCGCGAAGGAGTACTTCGGGAACTCGATATACGTCGTCGCCGCGTCGGCCACGGCGGGCGAGCTCCTCGCGCAGGGAATCGGGTGGGCCGCGGCGCTGGTGAACCGGGCCGTGGCGGAGCACACGGACACCGAGATCAGGGCTAAG TTGGGGGCATGGATGGCGCGGCCCTTTGTGTTCACGCTCCGTGAGTTTTACGAGAACAGCGTGATGGTGGGGAGCTCGCCGCGGTTCGACATGTACGGGTGCGAGTTCGGGTGGGGgagggcggtggcggcgcggaGCGGCGGGGCGAACAAGTTCGACGGAAAAATATCGATGNATCATTCTCGGTGGTGTTTTTCATTGTTTAACGTTGAGTGGTGTTGA